Proteins encoded within one genomic window of Manduca sexta isolate Smith_Timp_Sample1 chromosome 18, JHU_Msex_v1.0, whole genome shotgun sequence:
- the LOC115439745 gene encoding general odorant-binding protein 69a: protein MISSLVHVLTLLAAGALALDEEQAELARMVRENCVDEIGVDEGLLAKVDDGADLMPDPKLKCYLKCTMEMAGMISDGVVDVEAVLGLLPDDVKLRTTDIVRACDTQKGADDCDTAFLTQTCWQQANRADYIFI, encoded by the coding sequence ATGATCTCATCATTGGTGCACGTACTCACGCTGCTCGCGGCGGGGGCGCTCGCCCTGGACGAGGAGCAGGCGGAACTGGCACGCATGGTGCGCGAGAATTGCGTCGACGAGATCGGCGTAGACGAGGGGCTGCTTGCAAAGGTGGACGACGGCGCGGACCTCATGCCCGACCCCAAGCTCAAGTGCTACCTCAAGTGCACCATGGAGATGGCAGGTATGATCTCGGACGGCGTGGTGGACGTGGAGGCGGTGCTCGGGCTCCTCCCTGACGACGTCAAGCTCAGGACCACCGACATTGTGCGTGCCTGCGATACGCAGAAGGGCGCCGACGACTGTGATACAGCTTTCCTCACACAGACATGCTGGCAGCAGGCTAACAGAGCCGATTACATCTTCATATAG